A single Cryomorphaceae bacterium DNA region contains:
- a CDS encoding asparagine synthetase B → MGKPLSKICLVLLGLMLSFNAFSRHILIPMGETGQKDHLKAYGIAYWVLEREVTVQWLLNYEGGSFLIPYGEMIERECIIRGVSYNLIADVQANQILAEISSPEVNMDAVKLEKPPKIAVYSPKTAQPWDDAVTLALTYAEIPYDVVYDEEVLSDLLLLYDWLHLHHEDFTGQYGRFYRAFRNAPWYIDQKRDSEARAAALGYTKVSQAKLAVAQKIKNFTLAGGFLFAMCSATDSYDIALAAQGVDICEYMFDGDPADPAAQSKLDYSQTFAFQNFKLSMNPNEYEFSNIDATNTRPRKPEQDFFTLFDFSAKWDPVPTMLCQNHTRVVKGFMGQTTSYRNAVLKPDVLVMGENKAWGEARYIHGEFGEGTWTFYGGHDPEDYQHMVGDPKTELELHPNSPGYRLILNNILFPAAKKKKQKT, encoded by the coding sequence ATGGGCAAACCCCTTTCTAAAATATGCTTAGTCCTCTTGGGACTAATGCTCAGTTTCAATGCCTTCTCACGCCACATCCTCATTCCGATGGGCGAGACAGGACAGAAGGACCATTTAAAGGCCTATGGTATTGCGTATTGGGTCCTCGAGCGCGAGGTCACCGTGCAATGGCTCCTCAATTATGAAGGCGGAAGTTTTCTGATCCCCTACGGGGAGATGATCGAGCGCGAGTGCATTATTCGCGGGGTGAGCTACAACCTGATCGCCGACGTTCAAGCCAACCAGATTCTGGCAGAAATTTCCTCTCCGGAGGTGAACATGGATGCCGTCAAGTTGGAAAAGCCTCCCAAGATTGCGGTATACTCGCCCAAAACAGCCCAGCCCTGGGATGACGCCGTTACTCTGGCCCTGACGTATGCCGAAATCCCCTATGACGTTGTATACGACGAGGAAGTTTTAAGTGATCTTTTACTCCTCTACGATTGGCTACACCTTCATCACGAGGATTTCACCGGTCAATACGGTCGGTTCTATCGCGCCTTTCGGAACGCCCCTTGGTACATTGATCAAAAACGCGATTCAGAAGCGCGTGCTGCTGCTTTAGGCTACACCAAAGTGAGTCAGGCGAAACTCGCAGTCGCTCAAAAGATCAAAAACTTCACCCTTGCGGGCGGATTTCTCTTCGCGATGTGCAGCGCCACAGACAGCTATGACATTGCACTGGCTGCGCAGGGTGTGGATATCTGCGAGTATATGTTTGACGGTGATCCTGCGGACCCTGCCGCACAATCCAAATTAGACTACAGCCAGACCTTCGCATTTCAGAACTTCAAGCTCAGCATGAATCCGAACGAATACGAGTTCTCAAATATCGACGCTACCAACACCCGTCCGCGTAAACCGGAACAGGACTTTTTCACCCTCTTTGACTTCAGCGCTAAATGGGACCCCGTGCCTACGATGCTCTGTCAGAACCACACCCGAGTAGTGAAAGGCTTCATGGGACAGACAACGTCTTACCGCAATGCGGTCCTCAAGCCAGATGTATTGGTGATGGGGGAAAACAAAGCCTGGGGCGAAGCGCGATACATTCACGGAGAATTCGGTGAAGGAACCTGGACCTTCTATGGGGGGCATGATCCGGAAGATTACCAGCACATGGTGGGTGATCCAAAAACGGAGTTGGAACTGCATCCCAATTCACCTGGATATCGCTTGATCTTGAACAACATCTTGTTCCCTGCAGCGAAGAAGAAAAAGCAGAAGACCTGA
- the dnaB gene encoding replicative DNA helicase produces the protein MANVQNNPSRVPQRSKAPVIDMEHGRVPPQAVDLEEAVLGALLIDKNALNEVIDIISAEAFYKESHQEIFRAIKALFGDSKPIDMLTVANFLKEEGKLDIAGGDYYLAQLTQRVSSSAHIEFHSRIIVQKYIQRELVRVASEIIRDAFDETTDVLELLDKAEARLFEITEGNIKKNYDSAESLIQQALQNIEDISRKQGLSGVPSGFTQIDKLTSGWQKSDLVILAARPGMGKTAFVLSMARNMAIDHQTPVAVFSLEMSSVQLITRLISSETGLSSEKLRKGSLEDFEWQQLHAKIKNLEKAPLFIDDTPALSIFDLRAKCRRLVSQHNVGIIIIDYLQLMTAGSDQKGGNREQEISTISRSLKSIAKELNVPVIALSQLSRAVETRGGSKRPLLSDLRESGAIEQDADIVSFIYRPEYYGLTEWDDEEHTPCEGQAEFILAKHRNGALDEVRLKFVGHLAKFADLDDFGYSGGGFVESKMNDDAFDDGQTPF, from the coding sequence ATGGCTAATGTACAAAACAATCCCTCCCGAGTTCCGCAACGCAGCAAAGCGCCCGTCATCGACATGGAGCACGGTCGCGTTCCGCCACAGGCGGTCGATCTCGAGGAAGCGGTGTTGGGTGCATTGCTCATAGACAAGAACGCGCTAAACGAGGTGATTGATATCATCAGCGCCGAAGCGTTCTACAAAGAAAGCCATCAAGAGATCTTCCGCGCCATTAAAGCGCTCTTTGGAGACAGCAAGCCCATCGACATGCTTACTGTGGCCAACTTCCTCAAAGAAGAAGGCAAATTGGATATTGCGGGCGGGGATTACTACTTGGCTCAATTGACGCAGCGCGTCAGCTCATCGGCACACATCGAATTCCATTCGCGCATTATTGTACAGAAGTATATCCAACGTGAGCTGGTGCGGGTGGCGAGTGAGATTATTCGGGATGCCTTTGACGAAACTACAGACGTTCTCGAACTCCTAGACAAGGCGGAAGCCCGACTCTTCGAGATTACCGAAGGGAACATCAAAAAGAACTACGATTCTGCCGAAAGTCTGATTCAACAGGCCCTGCAGAACATTGAAGATATTTCACGGAAGCAAGGACTCAGTGGAGTCCCCAGCGGATTTACGCAGATCGACAAACTCACCTCAGGCTGGCAGAAAAGTGACCTCGTCATTTTGGCGGCACGTCCAGGTATGGGAAAAACGGCCTTCGTTTTGTCCATGGCCCGAAACATGGCCATCGACCACCAAACACCTGTAGCAGTTTTCTCCCTGGAGATGTCGAGTGTACAGCTGATCACTCGTTTGATCTCTTCCGAGACCGGGCTGAGCTCCGAGAAACTTAGAAAAGGAAGTCTTGAAGACTTTGAGTGGCAGCAGCTCCACGCCAAGATCAAGAATCTTGAAAAAGCACCGCTCTTCATCGACGACACCCCTGCTCTATCGATCTTCGACTTGCGCGCGAAATGTCGTCGTCTGGTTTCCCAGCACAACGTCGGAATTATCATTATTGACTACCTCCAGCTGATGACCGCCGGATCCGACCAAAAAGGGGGAAACCGAGAGCAAGAAATCAGTACCATTTCCCGTTCCTTAAAGAGTATCGCCAAAGAGCTCAACGTACCGGTGATTGCACTGAGTCAGTTGAGTCGTGCGGTGGAAACGCGCGGTGGATCCAAGCGTCCATTGTTGTCTGACCTTCGGGAATCCGGAGCGATTGAACAGGATGCGGACATCGTGAGTTTCATTTACCGACCCGAGTACTACGGTCTCACCGAATGGGACGACGAAGAGCACACGCCCTGTGAAGGTCAAGCGGAGTTCATCCTGGCCAAACACCGGAACGGTGCCCTGGATGAAGTGCGCCTCAAGTTCGTCGGCCACTTGGCCAAATTCGCGGACCTCGATGACTTCGGCTACTCCGGCGGCGGATTTGTAGAATCGAAAATGAACGACGATGCCTTCGATGATGGGCAAACCCCTTTCTAA
- a CDS encoding acetyl-CoA carboxylase carboxyltransferase subunit alpha — protein sequence MEYLDFEQPIKELEEQREKAVQLGDETQVDVTKTLKELDKKLNDARKEIYSNLSDWQRVQMSRHPNRPYTLDYIEALTDGDWLEQHGDRGVRDDKAMVGGFGSIDGKTYMLIGQQKGKNTKLRQYRNFGMANPEGYRKALRLMRLAEKFNKPIVIFIDTPGAFPGLEAEERGQGEAIARNLIEMFKIKVPIICIIIGEGASGGALGIGIGDRVLMLQNTWYSVISPESCSSILWRSWEYKEQAAEALKLTAEDMKKNKLIDGIIKEPLGGAHTDPEGIFALVKKEIVKHTTKLEEMESAALIKKRRDKFSKMGVTG from the coding sequence ATGGAATATCTCGATTTTGAGCAACCAATCAAGGAATTGGAAGAGCAAAGAGAAAAGGCCGTTCAGCTGGGTGATGAAACGCAGGTCGACGTCACAAAGACCTTGAAGGAGCTGGACAAGAAGTTGAACGATGCCCGTAAGGAGATCTATTCGAACTTGAGCGATTGGCAACGCGTGCAAATGAGCCGCCACCCCAATCGTCCTTATACCCTAGATTATATCGAGGCCTTAACCGATGGTGATTGGCTGGAGCAGCACGGAGATCGTGGCGTTCGCGATGACAAGGCCATGGTTGGTGGATTCGGCAGCATCGATGGGAAGACCTATATGCTGATTGGTCAGCAAAAGGGAAAGAATACCAAGCTTCGTCAGTACCGTAATTTCGGGATGGCCAATCCTGAAGGATACCGCAAAGCTCTTCGCCTGATGCGTTTAGCGGAAAAATTCAACAAACCCATTGTCATCTTCATCGACACTCCCGGAGCCTTTCCAGGATTGGAAGCTGAAGAGCGCGGACAAGGGGAGGCAATTGCCCGTAACCTGATCGAAATGTTCAAGATTAAGGTGCCCATCATTTGCATCATCATTGGCGAAGGAGCCTCAGGTGGAGCTTTGGGAATTGGAATTGGAGATCGCGTTCTCATGTTGCAGAATACCTGGTATTCGGTGATCTCACCTGAAAGCTGTTCTTCTATTCTCTGGCGCAGCTGGGAATACAAGGAACAAGCCGCTGAAGCACTCAAGCTCACGGCGGAAGACATGAAAAAGAACAAGTTGATTGACGGGATCATCAAAGAGCCACTTGGAGGCGCTCACACGGATCCAGAAGGCATTTTTGCCCTAGTCAAAAAAGAGATCGTCAAGCATACAACCAAGTTGGAGGAAATGGAAAGTGCCGCGTTGATTAAAAAGCGTCGAGACAAGTTCTCCAAAATGGGGGTTACCGGGTAA
- a CDS encoding 4-(cytidine 5'-diphospho)-2-C-methyl-D-erythritol kinase — MIYYPNAKINLGLNVLNRRDDGFHNLETVFYPVPLTDILEVTEGERGTKGHVQFSTSGLPIPEGGTNLCERAYHLLLEDFDLPYTLIHLHKVIPMGAGLGGGSSDAAYTLIGLNELYDLGLRPDALAQYAAQLGSDCAFFVHNTPLFATQRGDHFQEIQLDLSGWHLALVNPNIHVGTAEAYSGVDKDPAGKGLMSHIQEPVGEWRHHVVNDFESSVFPLHPMIDLLKDQLYEEGAVYASMSGSGSTCFGLFREAPDLSRFSENFCWQGQL, encoded by the coding sequence ATGATCTACTACCCAAACGCCAAGATCAACCTGGGCCTCAACGTCCTGAATCGACGGGACGATGGCTTTCACAACCTCGAAACGGTCTTCTATCCCGTACCGCTAACCGATATTCTGGAGGTAACAGAAGGCGAGCGAGGCACTAAAGGCCATGTGCAGTTCAGCACCAGCGGCCTCCCGATCCCCGAAGGTGGAACCAACCTCTGCGAGCGCGCCTATCACCTGCTACTGGAAGATTTCGACTTGCCCTACACCCTCATACATCTGCATAAGGTGATTCCTATGGGCGCTGGCCTTGGTGGCGGATCCTCCGATGCCGCCTACACCCTCATCGGCCTCAACGAGCTTTATGATTTGGGCCTACGGCCCGATGCACTCGCTCAGTACGCCGCTCAACTCGGGAGCGACTGTGCCTTCTTCGTGCACAATACACCTCTCTTTGCCACGCAGCGAGGAGATCATTTTCAAGAAATTCAGCTCGACCTCTCCGGCTGGCACCTCGCACTCGTCAACCCCAATATTCACGTCGGAACTGCGGAGGCCTATTCTGGGGTGGACAAAGACCCAGCCGGAAAAGGACTAATGAGTCACATTCAAGAACCCGTGGGCGAATGGCGACACCATGTGGTCAATGACTTTGAGAGCTCCGTCTTTCCACTGCACCCCATGATTGACTTATTGAAGGACCAGCTCTATGAAGAAGGAGCGGTTTACGCCTCGATGAGCGGCAGTGGTAGTACCTGCTTCGGACTCTTTCGGGAAGCGCCAGACCTATCGCGATTCAGCGAGAACTTCTGCTGGCAAGGACAACTTTAG
- a CDS encoding EamA family transporter: MPSSELKSQIQLHLVIFVWGFTAILGELITLPATQLVWHRMLIAALSLFLWTRIKKIDLSLGWKPALQMIGTGAITAGHWITFFHAVKISNVSITLACLSTGAFFTSLIEPLVFRRRVKGSEIFFGLLTIAGISVIFEVTTGYEWGILTALISSFLAATFAVINGVFAKTYRPTVITTYEMFGGVLVISIYLALTGGFSASMFNPPLMDWVWLLFLGVVCTAYAFIVSVSVMKVLNPYTVVLSINMEPVYGIVMAFLIFGDAERMNLSFYLGTLLILAAVFGNGLFRRYVKRRAA, translated from the coding sequence GTGCCCTCGAGTGAATTAAAAAGTCAGATTCAGCTCCACCTCGTCATCTTCGTATGGGGCTTTACCGCCATCCTCGGCGAGCTCATCACCCTTCCGGCCACGCAACTCGTTTGGCATCGTATGCTCATCGCGGCCCTCAGTCTTTTTCTCTGGACTCGGATCAAGAAAATCGACCTGTCTTTGGGCTGGAAACCCGCCCTCCAAATGATTGGAACAGGGGCCATCACCGCTGGTCATTGGATCACCTTTTTCCACGCCGTCAAAATCTCGAACGTGTCCATTACCCTCGCCTGTTTGAGCACGGGAGCCTTCTTCACGAGCCTCATTGAGCCCTTGGTTTTTCGCAGGCGTGTCAAAGGTTCCGAGATCTTCTTTGGTCTGCTCACCATCGCCGGTATATCGGTGATTTTCGAGGTGACCACTGGCTATGAATGGGGCATTCTAACGGCGCTCATCTCCTCTTTTTTAGCGGCTACTTTTGCCGTGATCAACGGGGTTTTCGCAAAGACCTACCGACCGACGGTCATTACCACCTACGAAATGTTCGGTGGCGTCCTGGTTATTTCTATTTATCTCGCCCTCACGGGCGGATTTTCGGCTTCCATGTTCAATCCGCCACTCATGGACTGGGTGTGGCTTCTTTTCTTAGGTGTCGTTTGTACGGCCTACGCCTTCATTGTATCGGTTTCCGTAATGAAGGTCTTGAATCCCTATACCGTTGTGCTGTCCATCAACATGGAACCGGTGTACGGTATTGTCATGGCCTTCCTCATCTTCGGCGATGCGGAGCGTATGAACTTGAGCTTTTACTTAGGGACCCTCTTGATTCTGGCTGCCGTTTTTGGCAATGGGCTCTTTCGGAGGTATGTGAAGCGAAGAGCGGCCTGA
- a CDS encoding LptF/LptG family permease, whose translation MKLLDRYIVLRFLGTFFFVISLILLIAIVFDVSEKVDNFVQHDIPLNDILFDYYMNFAFYYGNLFSALIIFVAVIIFTSRLAQNTEIVAILASGVSFNRLLRPYFIAATVLVLLSLYLNNFFIPRANETRLDFEWTYINEGRSNRYRNLHRKIGPDTYIYLESFNTAKKAGYHFSLEEFSGDSLRYKLLADFLRWDSTENIWRLENYYARRINGWEETLERGNRKDTVLAFLPEDLVTKLYTIETMTFPELNTFIEQEEFRGSENLVYYYVERHRRFSLPLATYVLTLIGVSIAYRKRRGGMGMNIALGFGAIFIYIFFMQVSTTFATNGNLPAGLAVWIPNITFGVVALFLYRRALE comes from the coding sequence GTGAAGCTGCTCGACCGCTACATTGTCCTTCGATTCTTGGGCACGTTCTTTTTCGTGATCTCCTTGATTCTCTTGATCGCCATCGTTTTCGACGTGAGCGAGAAGGTCGACAACTTTGTTCAGCACGACATTCCACTGAACGACATCCTCTTTGACTACTACATGAATTTTGCCTTCTACTACGGCAATCTGTTTTCGGCGCTCATCATTTTCGTCGCCGTCATCATCTTTACGAGTCGTCTGGCACAGAACACGGAAATTGTGGCCATTCTGGCCAGTGGCGTTAGCTTCAACCGCCTGCTTCGCCCCTACTTCATCGCCGCCACCGTTCTGGTCTTGTTGAGTCTTTATCTCAACAACTTCTTTATCCCGCGGGCCAACGAAACTCGCTTAGACTTCGAATGGACCTACATCAACGAAGGTCGGAGCAATCGGTACCGAAACCTGCACCGAAAGATTGGGCCCGACACCTACATCTACCTGGAGAGCTTCAATACCGCCAAGAAAGCCGGTTATCATTTTTCGCTGGAAGAGTTCTCTGGTGATAGTCTCCGGTATAAATTGCTGGCCGATTTCCTGCGTTGGGATTCCACGGAGAACATATGGCGTCTGGAGAACTACTATGCTCGACGCATTAATGGCTGGGAAGAAACTCTGGAGCGCGGGAATCGAAAAGACACGGTCTTGGCCTTCTTGCCCGAAGACCTCGTGACCAAGCTCTACACCATTGAAACGATGACCTTCCCGGAGCTCAATACCTTTATTGAGCAAGAAGAATTCCGCGGCTCGGAGAATTTGGTGTACTACTACGTAGAGCGGCACCGTCGCTTTTCCCTGCCCTTGGCGACCTACGTCTTGACCTTGATCGGTGTTTCTATTGCCTATCGGAAACGACGGGGCGGTATGGGAATGAACATCGCCCTCGGGTTTGGAGCCATCTTCATCTACATCTTCTTTATGCAGGTCAGCACGACCTTTGCCACCAATGGGAACCTTCCGGCAGGACTTGCCGTTTGGATACCCAACATAACTTTTGGCGTCGTCGCCTTATTCCTGTATCGCCGTGCCCTCGAGTGA
- the tgt gene encoding tRNA guanosine(34) transglycosylase Tgt: MQFTLEAQDPASKARAGKMTLAHGEVETPIFMPVGTAGTVKGVHQRELVDDIEAQIILGNTYHLYLRPGLEVLEKAGGLHKFIGWDKPMLTDSGGYQVYSLAGTRKIKEEGVKFKSHIDGRALFFSPEVAIDIQRTIGADIIMAFDECTPYPCDYDYAKRSMHMTHRWLKRCCSHFDQGEGNYGFEQTLFPIVQGSVYPDLRKQSAEFIAGMDREANAIGGLSVGEPKEDMYGMTDVVTDILPADRPRYLMGVGTPANILESIGLGIDMFDCVMPTRNARNGQIFTSEGIINLRNKKWEMDYSPLDPNGTSYVDHAYSKAYMRHLIHSNEYLGKQIASIHNLAFYLWLVKEARQHIIDGDFRAWKDMMVPKLENRL, from the coding sequence ATGCAATTCACGTTGGAAGCACAAGATCCGGCCTCGAAGGCCCGCGCGGGGAAAATGACTCTGGCGCATGGGGAGGTCGAAACCCCCATCTTTATGCCGGTAGGTACGGCAGGAACCGTCAAGGGCGTGCATCAGCGCGAATTGGTCGATGACATTGAAGCCCAGATCATCTTGGGCAACACCTATCACCTCTACTTGCGCCCCGGACTCGAGGTCCTCGAAAAGGCCGGAGGTCTGCACAAGTTTATCGGTTGGGACAAGCCCATGTTGACAGACAGCGGTGGCTATCAGGTCTATTCTCTGGCGGGTACACGAAAGATCAAGGAAGAAGGGGTCAAATTCAAGAGCCACATTGATGGCAGAGCACTCTTTTTCAGTCCGGAAGTCGCCATTGATATCCAGCGGACCATCGGAGCGGACATCATCATGGCCTTTGACGAGTGCACCCCCTACCCCTGCGATTACGACTATGCCAAGCGCAGTATGCACATGACCCATCGCTGGCTCAAGCGCTGCTGCAGCCACTTTGACCAGGGCGAAGGAAATTACGGCTTCGAGCAAACGCTCTTCCCCATTGTTCAGGGTTCCGTCTATCCGGATCTGCGCAAGCAAAGTGCTGAGTTTATTGCTGGTATGGACCGGGAGGCCAACGCCATCGGCGGCTTGAGCGTAGGTGAGCCCAAAGAGGATATGTACGGCATGACTGACGTGGTTACGGACATATTGCCCGCTGATCGTCCACGGTACCTCATGGGCGTCGGTACTCCCGCGAATATTCTAGAAAGCATCGGACTTGGGATTGACATGTTCGACTGCGTAATGCCCACTCGAAATGCTCGGAACGGGCAAATCTTCACATCGGAAGGGATCATCAATCTCCGGAACAAGAAGTGGGAGATGGATTACAGTCCATTGGATCCGAACGGGACCAGCTATGTGGATCACGCGTACAGCAAAGCCTACATGCGTCACCTTATCCACAGCAATGAATACCTGGGCAAGCAAATTGCCAGCATACACAATTTGGCCTTCTATCTTTGGTTAGTGAAAGAGGCGCGCCAGCACATTATTGATGGAGATTTCCGAGCTTGGAAAGACATGATGGTGCCCAAACTTGAAAATCGCCTCTAA
- a CDS encoding glycosyltransferase — MTLLALSILILGIYDFHFYRSLRSEPLVREPEQWPPISILTCARDVREDLLRLTARWPEQSYPAPVQWVVVDDGAFMPADWSPQLPRDWTFTHVRLEEKELPGKKGAVLAGWSHVEHDFIMSIDADCEPVHEDWLREMVRPLAEGRPAVLGYGDYRLGRGMLGRLIQLETVQTAMLYLSSARRAKPYMAVGRNWGYRRWEGMEDDLRRDADILSGDDSLLLHRRKPKEVGLRWNAAAHTISDPPKSFGEWLRQKSRHAQAGTRFRTGPLLYIWTWHLAQALFFFSIGALLLGDGHPVTAAFLVVSYVLVSTLLRYPFYKALGKTSLLWWRWYYEPILLGFMFLWGLRSLRPRKTWSDRA; from the coding sequence ATGACCTTGCTCGCCCTCTCGATCCTCATTCTCGGGATCTATGATTTTCACTTTTACCGCAGCCTGCGGAGCGAGCCGCTGGTCCGCGAGCCCGAGCAGTGGCCTCCGATAAGCATCTTAACCTGTGCCCGCGATGTGCGGGAAGACCTTCTGCGCCTCACTGCGCGATGGCCCGAGCAATCGTATCCCGCTCCCGTCCAGTGGGTGGTCGTGGATGACGGTGCCTTCATGCCCGCTGATTGGTCCCCTCAGCTGCCCCGTGATTGGACGTTCACCCACGTGCGATTGGAAGAAAAAGAACTCCCCGGGAAGAAAGGAGCCGTTCTGGCGGGATGGTCACATGTAGAACATGACTTCATTATGTCGATCGATGCCGATTGCGAACCGGTTCACGAAGACTGGCTCCGAGAAATGGTCCGACCGCTCGCTGAAGGTCGTCCGGCTGTATTGGGCTATGGCGATTACCGTCTGGGTCGAGGAATGCTGGGTCGCTTGATTCAGCTCGAAACGGTGCAGACCGCGATGCTGTATTTATCATCGGCCCGTAGGGCCAAACCCTATATGGCCGTTGGACGAAATTGGGGCTACCGAAGATGGGAAGGCATGGAAGACGACTTGCGGCGCGATGCCGATATCCTCAGCGGGGACGATTCCCTATTGCTCCACCGGCGAAAGCCCAAGGAAGTGGGTCTGCGGTGGAACGCAGCGGCCCATACCATTAGCGATCCGCCCAAATCGTTCGGCGAGTGGCTCAGACAAAAGAGTCGACACGCCCAGGCGGGCACTCGATTTCGGACAGGCCCCTTGCTCTACATCTGGACGTGGCACTTGGCCCAAGCACTTTTCTTCTTCAGTATTGGGGCTCTTTTGCTCGGAGATGGGCACCCCGTGACGGCGGCATTCTTGGTGGTTTCCTATGTCTTGGTCAGCACTTTGCTGCGCTACCCCTTTTACAAGGCTCTGGGGAAAACAAGCTTGCTCTGGTGGCGTTGGTATTATGAGCCGATTTTACTCGGATTTATGTTTCTTTGGGGCTTGCGCAGCCTGAGACCCCGTAAAACCTGGAGCGACCGTGCCTGA
- a CDS encoding sigma-70 family RNA polymerase sigma factor: MPEAPDTELVLITQARSGDEKARAHLVQQYWMPLYQHLQSRTQRPEDAEDATVIAFTKALQSLDQFDDQYAFSTWLFRIGQNSLTDLHRAQKGDTLSMDDERIGEAIRAILVERPTAVLSPEEELVRKQRHDAVHEVIGQLKEHYRQLVELRYLKERSYEEIATELQMPLGSVKAKLSRARGLLASLFRSSPL, from the coding sequence GTGCCTGAAGCACCTGACACAGAACTCGTACTGATTACTCAAGCCCGAAGTGGAGATGAGAAGGCGCGGGCCCATTTGGTCCAGCAGTATTGGATGCCTTTGTATCAGCATTTGCAATCGCGCACCCAGCGACCAGAAGACGCGGAGGACGCCACGGTGATCGCCTTCACCAAGGCGCTGCAATCCCTAGATCAATTCGATGATCAATACGCCTTTTCGACTTGGCTCTTTCGCATAGGACAGAACAGCTTAACAGATTTACACCGCGCCCAGAAAGGCGATACGCTAAGCATGGACGATGAGCGCATCGGTGAGGCCATTCGCGCCATCTTGGTCGAGCGGCCCACGGCGGTCTTGAGTCCCGAAGAAGAGCTCGTTCGCAAGCAGCGGCACGATGCTGTGCACGAGGTCATCGGCCAGCTCAAAGAACACTACCGCCAACTCGTCGAGTTACGCTACCTCAAGGAGCGGAGCTATGAAGAAATCGCCACCGAACTGCAGATGCCCTTGGGCAGTGTGAAGGCGAAATTGTCCCGTGCCCGTGGCCTTCTTGCCAGTTTATTTCGATCTTCGCCTTTGTGA
- the rsmG gene encoding 16S rRNA (guanine(527)-N(7))-methyltransferase RsmG translates to MKVERIFHYFPDLTDKQRSHLAQLYPLYMDWNAQINVISRKDTEHFYERHVLHSLALAKVQGFLPGTKVLDVGTGGGFPGIPLAILFPETEFRLVDSIGKKIKVVQAVANELHLDNVTAVHQRAEKVKDKFDFVVSRAVTRMDAFVPWVRKKFLSESRHPHANGILYLKGGDLREELASFPKATLTPLKSFFSEEFFETKQVVHLPVGQ, encoded by the coding sequence GTGAAGGTTGAACGCATTTTTCATTATTTCCCCGACTTGACCGACAAGCAGCGCTCGCATTTAGCGCAGCTGTATCCGCTGTATATGGATTGGAATGCGCAGATCAATGTCATTTCCCGCAAAGACACCGAGCATTTCTATGAGCGTCATGTACTGCATTCGCTTGCCCTTGCCAAGGTCCAGGGATTCCTGCCCGGGACCAAGGTCTTGGACGTTGGAACGGGCGGAGGGTTTCCGGGAATTCCCTTGGCCATTCTCTTTCCGGAAACGGAGTTCCGCCTGGTCGATTCGATCGGTAAAAAGATCAAAGTCGTTCAAGCCGTGGCCAATGAGCTGCACCTCGATAACGTGACGGCGGTGCACCAGCGTGCGGAAAAGGTGAAGGACAAATTCGACTTTGTGGTTAGCCGGGCAGTCACTCGTATGGATGCCTTTGTCCCTTGGGTGCGCAAGAAGTTCCTAAGTGAATCGCGTCATCCTCACGCCAATGGTATTCTGTACCTCAAAGGCGGTGATCTCAGAGAGGAACTAGCCTCCTTTCCGAAGGCGACCCTGACGCCGTTGAAGAGTTTCTTTTCCGAAGAGTTCTTCGAGACCAAGCAAGTGGTCCATCTGCCCGTAGGGCAATAA